The sequence AAAAAAGGCAATAAAGTAGCTGTAGATGGCAAGCTTATTAACCGGAATTATGAAGATAAGGAAGGCATTAAGCGCTATGTCACTGAAATATTAGTGAATGAATTTTTGATGCTGACACCAAAAGATCAACCTGTCAGTTAAAAATAATATTCATTGTATCTCAACAGTTATGTTGAGTAAAAAGGGGGATTGGTAGAGACGTTGCAATGCAACGTCTCTACCAATCCCCCTTATTTTTGTGCGTTTTGTTTTTATGGTTTACTATTAAATTCAATGCGCTTCCAGCCAATTCTCCCCAACACCAACATCTACGACTACCGGCACTTTAATAGCAATAGCATTTTTCATAAAATCCGGCACTTTTTCCTTTACTGCATCCAGTTCATCCTTACGCACATCAAAAACAAGTTCGTCATGCACCTGCAGGATCATTTTTGTTTCAAGCTTTTCTTTTTTCAGCCAGTTATGAATATTGATCATTGCTACCTTGATCATATCGGCAGCGCTGCCCTGTATGGGAGCATTGATGGCATTTCGCTCGGCATAGCCTCGCAGGGTCATGTTTCTTGAATTGATGTCGCGCAAATACCTTCTTCTGCCAAGTATGGTCTCTACAAATTCATTTTCCCGGGCTTTGTTAATGATATCATCC comes from Cytophagales bacterium and encodes:
- a CDS encoding single-stranded DNA-binding protein, which translates into the protein KKGNKVAVDGKLINRNYEDKEGIKRYVTEILVNEFLMLTPKDQPVS